The following are from one region of the Sulfurimicrobium lacus genome:
- a CDS encoding TlpA family protein disulfide reductase, whose amino-acid sequence MLKHIILMLVLLSPLTEAAETSTTSAPLYTATFPGLDGQPVSLSQLRGKVAVVNFWATWCPPCRKEMPDLVAAYAKYHDRGVAFVGIAVEDDAERVQEFARAYKVEYPLATGKAEGIALLQALGNSVAGLPYTLVLDTQGNIVDRKRGPISPDRLEGALQEAMVAPAADSK is encoded by the coding sequence ATGCTTAAACACATAATTCTTATGCTGGTGCTGCTGTCACCGTTGACCGAAGCAGCGGAAACCAGTACCACCTCCGCGCCGCTCTATACCGCGACTTTTCCCGGCCTGGATGGCCAGCCCGTGAGCCTGTCCCAGTTGCGGGGCAAGGTGGCAGTTGTAAATTTCTGGGCGACCTGGTGCCCGCCCTGCCGCAAGGAGATGCCCGATCTGGTGGCGGCTTACGCTAAATATCATGACCGTGGCGTCGCATTTGTCGGCATCGCGGTCGAGGACGACGCCGAACGGGTGCAGGAATTCGCCCGCGCTTACAAGGTCGAGTACCCCCTGGCGACCGGCAAGGCGGAAGGCATCGCACTGCTGCAAGCGCTGGGCAATAGTGTGGCCGGACTTCCCTACACCCTGGTGCTCGATACACAGGGGAACATCGTCGACAGGAAGCGCGGCCCGATCAGTCCAGATCGGCTGGAAGGGGCGCTGCAAGAGGCCATGGTCGCTCCCGCCGCGGATTCCAAATAG
- a CDS encoding EAL domain-containing protein, with the protein MEAVQAGKNIATVWWWKLGVIAIVWSLLVGASLSWNLKQVENAALATATAAAQSAINKDISFRKWGASHGGVYVPVTGHTPPNPYLRLPGQEVVTTTGIKLTLMNPAYMLRQMQQDFPGEYGARSRITSLKPVNPNNAPDAWEAKALRGFETARKERVELQEIDGKSYVRVLRPFVVVDECLKCHEQNGYRLGEIRGGIGADVPMAPFTANESERIISLDVSHGVIWLIGLLGIGFWHRRDRAQNLLRLKTLCDLRENEQKYHLVADYTTDWEYWVGTAGEIVYMSPSCKERTGYDVAEFTADPGLLEAIVHPDDRGLYQSHYKIHYHQHAAGEAEFRIVRKDGEIRWINHSCRPVFDRSGAYRGTRAGNRDVTLRRQAEAEASKLNRLYRVLSSINELIVHRPEPELLYQAACDIAVKDGGFVIAWVAMMDDDGHISPLACSGVSMDSLQELITQLAGYEGESAVSSTLREKRTSVIHNLPETQFMAPWLDKILAHQLGSAASIPIDVKGQKHAAFTLYSHEIGFFDRSEVALLEELAKDISYALEVAEIDAAQEKAREQLRLSASVFESSSEGVVVTDAQENILMVNRAFTALTGYAAEEVLGLTPKILRSERHDRAFYTAMWASIHEIGRWQGEIWNRRKDGEVYPELLSISAVKDDSGQLTHYVAVFTDISHLKESEARLDYLARHDPLTGLPNRMMLTARLEYALDHASRERKRLGLLLLDFDRFKDVNDSFGHAVGDELLQQAAARLTARLRNADTISRLGGDEFTVLLEDLGHPQDAARVSDELIAAMNEPFVLSNGIEVRVGTSIGIALYPDHGGTEQELLQQADAALYRAKAEGRGRFKYFSEELTRGARERIALEARLRRAIAQNELRVHYQPQVEIKSGRITGAEALVRWQHPEEGLIPPVRFIPVAEETGLIDAIGTWVLRETCRQGKAWLDAGMAPVTLAVNVSPYQIRHGDIAAMTAKILAETGYPAEWLELELTESALMEREGEAVEILQRIRALGVRLALDDFGTGYSSLAYLKRFPLDVLKIDKSFVDDIPHLRDDMEIAATIVAMGHTLRFKVLAEGVETEEQLAFLVSQGCDYYQGYLKSRPVPAEDFLKWLVPLSSR; encoded by the coding sequence ATGGAAGCAGTTCAAGCCGGTAAGAACATCGCGACGGTATGGTGGTGGAAGCTCGGCGTGATCGCCATTGTCTGGAGCCTTCTGGTCGGCGCGTCGCTGTCGTGGAACCTGAAACAGGTGGAGAATGCCGCGCTGGCAACGGCGACTGCCGCCGCTCAGTCGGCCATCAACAAGGACATCTCCTTCCGCAAGTGGGGCGCATCGCACGGCGGCGTATATGTGCCCGTCACCGGGCATACCCCACCCAATCCCTATCTCCGTCTGCCTGGACAGGAAGTCGTTACGACCACGGGCATCAAACTTACCCTGATGAATCCGGCCTATATGCTGCGCCAGATGCAGCAGGATTTCCCCGGCGAATATGGGGCACGTTCACGTATTACGAGCTTGAAGCCGGTCAACCCGAACAATGCCCCTGATGCGTGGGAGGCCAAGGCATTGCGCGGCTTCGAGACAGCGCGCAAGGAGCGGGTGGAACTGCAGGAAATCGACGGCAAATCCTATGTCAGGGTGCTGCGGCCTTTTGTCGTGGTCGACGAATGCCTTAAGTGTCATGAACAAAATGGTTACCGCCTGGGCGAAATTCGCGGCGGTATCGGCGCAGACGTCCCGATGGCGCCTTTCACCGCGAACGAGTCCGAGCGCATAATCAGCCTGGATGTTTCCCATGGCGTTATCTGGCTAATCGGTTTGCTGGGCATTGGCTTCTGGCATCGGCGCGATCGCGCGCAGAACCTCCTGCGCCTGAAAACCCTGTGCGACCTGCGCGAAAACGAACAGAAATACCACCTCGTAGCGGATTACACCACCGACTGGGAATACTGGGTCGGAACCGCGGGCGAAATTGTTTATATGTCGCCCTCCTGCAAGGAAAGAACCGGTTACGATGTGGCGGAGTTCACTGCCGACCCGGGCCTGCTGGAAGCCATCGTGCACCCGGACGACCGGGGGCTATACCAGTCGCACTATAAAATCCACTACCATCAACATGCCGCAGGGGAGGCCGAGTTCCGCATCGTCAGGAAAGATGGCGAAATTCGCTGGATCAACCACTCTTGCAGGCCGGTATTCGACCGAAGCGGAGCGTACCGTGGAACTCGCGCCGGCAACCGGGATGTCACGTTGCGCCGTCAGGCCGAAGCCGAGGCCAGCAAGCTCAATCGCCTCTATCGAGTGCTTTCTTCCATCAACGAATTGATCGTACACCGTCCGGAGCCGGAACTGCTTTACCAGGCGGCCTGCGACATCGCGGTCAAAGACGGCGGTTTCGTCATCGCCTGGGTTGCCATGATGGACGACGACGGGCATATTTCCCCTCTTGCCTGTTCCGGCGTTTCGATGGATTCCCTGCAGGAACTCATCACCCAGCTGGCCGGTTATGAAGGCGAATCCGCCGTCAGTTCGACCTTGCGCGAGAAACGGACGTCAGTCATCCACAATCTTCCCGAAACCCAGTTCATGGCGCCATGGCTGGACAAGATACTGGCCCACCAGCTTGGCTCGGCTGCCAGCATACCGATTGACGTGAAGGGGCAGAAGCATGCAGCGTTCACCCTGTACAGCCATGAAATCGGTTTTTTCGACCGATCCGAAGTGGCGCTGCTCGAAGAGCTGGCCAAAGACATCAGCTATGCGCTGGAAGTAGCTGAAATCGATGCGGCCCAGGAAAAGGCCCGTGAACAGTTGCGCCTGTCCGCCAGCGTGTTCGAAAGCAGCAGCGAGGGCGTGGTGGTGACCGATGCGCAAGAAAATATCCTGATGGTGAACCGGGCTTTCACCGCGCTGACCGGATATGCTGCGGAAGAGGTTCTGGGCCTGACGCCCAAAATTCTCAGATCCGAGCGTCACGACCGTGCTTTCTATACCGCCATGTGGGCAAGTATTCACGAAATCGGTCGTTGGCAGGGCGAAATCTGGAACCGGCGCAAGGATGGCGAGGTATACCCGGAGTTACTGTCCATCAGTGCCGTCAAGGATGACAGCGGCCAGTTGACGCACTATGTGGCGGTGTTTACGGACATTTCCCACCTCAAGGAATCGGAGGCGCGGCTCGATTACCTTGCACGGCACGACCCGCTTACCGGTCTGCCCAACCGGATGATGCTCACCGCCCGTCTCGAGTACGCCCTCGACCATGCGAGCCGGGAGCGGAAACGGCTCGGCTTGCTGTTGCTCGATTTCGACCGCTTCAAGGATGTCAACGACAGCTTCGGCCACGCCGTGGGCGACGAGTTGCTGCAACAGGCGGCAGCACGCCTGACGGCGCGGCTGCGAAATGCGGACACCATCAGCCGGCTGGGCGGCGACGAATTCACCGTGCTGCTGGAAGATCTAGGCCATCCACAAGATGCGGCGAGGGTCTCGGACGAACTCATCGCTGCCATGAACGAGCCTTTCGTGCTGTCCAACGGAATCGAAGTCAGGGTCGGCACCAGCATCGGCATCGCGCTCTATCCCGACCACGGCGGGACGGAGCAGGAACTCCTGCAGCAGGCCGATGCCGCCCTCTATCGCGCCAAAGCCGAGGGCCGCGGCCGTTTCAAGTATTTCAGCGAGGAACTCACGCGCGGCGCACGCGAGCGCATTGCGCTGGAGGCGCGTTTGCGCCGCGCCATCGCGCAAAACGAGTTGCGCGTCCATTACCAGCCCCAGGTCGAGATCAAGAGCGGCCGCATTACCGGGGCTGAGGCATTGGTGCGCTGGCAGCACCCGGAGGAGGGGCTGATACCGCCCGTCCGTTTCATACCTGTGGCAGAAGAAACCGGCCTGATCGACGCCATCGGGACCTGGGTGCTCAGGGAAACCTGCCGCCAGGGCAAGGCCTGGCTGGACGCCGGCATGGCGCCAGTGACCCTGGCGGTCAACGTCTCGCCTTACCAGATACGCCACGGCGATATCGCCGCAATGACGGCGAAAATCCTCGCTGAAACGGGTTATCCGGCGGAGTGGCTGGAACTCGAATTGACAGAGTCCGCCCTGATGGAGCGTGAGGGCGAAGCGGTCGAAATCCTGCAGCGTATTCGTGCCCTAGGCGTGCGCCTCGCGCTCGACGATTTCGGTACCGGCTATTCCTCCCTGGCCTATCTCAAGCGCTTCCCGCTCGATGTGCTGAAAATCGACAAGAGCTTCGTCGACGATATTCCCCACCTGCGCGACGACATGGAAATTGCCGCCACCATCGTCGCCATGGGGCATACGCTGCGCTTCAAGGTTCTGGCCGAAGGGGTGGAGACGGAAGAACAGCTGGCTTTCCTCGTGTCCCAGGGTTGCGATTACTACCAGGGCTATCTCAAGAGCCGGCCGGTGCCGGCCGAGGATTTCTTGAAATGGCTAGTGCCCCTTTCTTCGCGCTGA
- a CDS encoding surface-adhesin E family protein: MCKWTCVTVLLALLAGGQALAAEWSPLKIDEHTVREVDKASIARIGPTVMFTARHTFADLNEYKVKRHEAKYLQIQYRANCDSRILAQLATAAYDEKMVLISKLQIQSPQDAPITKGSIDELMLNFVCNGGK; the protein is encoded by the coding sequence ATGTGCAAGTGGACTTGTGTGACGGTGTTGTTGGCGCTGCTGGCCGGCGGTCAGGCGCTGGCGGCGGAATGGTCTCCGCTCAAGATAGATGAGCATACGGTGCGCGAGGTCGATAAGGCAAGCATTGCGAGAATCGGCCCCACAGTGATGTTTACCGCGCGCCATACTTTCGCTGACCTGAATGAATACAAGGTAAAGCGGCACGAAGCAAAATATCTCCAGATTCAATACCGCGCCAATTGTGATTCCCGGATTCTGGCTCAGCTCGCCACCGCGGCTTACGACGAAAAAATGGTTCTGATCAGCAAGCTGCAGATACAGTCGCCGCAGGATGCGCCCATAACCAAGGGAAGCATCGACGAACTCATGCTGAACTTCGTTTGTAATGGCGGCAAGTAG
- a CDS encoding SCO family protein, whose translation MIVKRGFLALYLLSLAVALRAAEVPADAGLAEVRSLGLLNGEALACSYPEAVSHIKLIIIQRAPISRRYGDAFELATKEAYLGKIREGQESCPKVAALTSQADELATRLQAAVSPKAPKQQDDEGQSDVGIIPRYLLMDTKGQAITQQNFPGKFQLIAFGYTFCPDICPTTLAEMTIIMGKLGNLADRLQPIFVSVDPERDTPEKLAQYTTFFDPRIVALTGSPELVRHAANNFKVRYEKHFEPGAAPDKYSVDHSAGMYLLGPDGRYLGKFAYRTPPTEAAERIRVLMDKESK comes from the coding sequence ATGATTGTAAAACGTGGATTCCTGGCGCTGTATCTGCTCTCCCTGGCCGTTGCACTGCGCGCTGCCGAGGTTCCCGCCGATGCCGGATTGGCGGAAGTTCGTAGCCTCGGACTCCTTAACGGCGAGGCGCTGGCCTGTTCCTACCCGGAAGCCGTCTCCCACATCAAATTGATCATTATCCAGCGCGCGCCAATATCGCGCCGCTACGGCGATGCTTTCGAACTGGCCACCAAAGAGGCTTACCTTGGAAAAATCAGGGAAGGTCAGGAATCCTGCCCGAAGGTGGCTGCGCTAACCAGTCAGGCGGATGAACTTGCGACACGCCTGCAGGCTGCCGTTTCGCCGAAAGCACCGAAGCAGCAAGACGATGAAGGACAGTCCGACGTCGGAATCATTCCGCGGTACCTGCTCATGGACACAAAAGGACAGGCCATTACGCAACAGAATTTCCCGGGAAAATTCCAGCTCATCGCCTTTGGCTACACTTTCTGCCCGGACATCTGTCCGACCACTCTGGCGGAAATGACGATCATCATGGGCAAACTGGGCAACCTCGCCGACCGGCTGCAACCGATTTTCGTCTCGGTTGATCCTGAACGTGATACACCTGAAAAATTGGCCCAGTACACCACCTTCTTCGACCCGCGCATCGTTGCCCTTACCGGCTCTCCGGAACTGGTACGCCATGCCGCAAACAACTTCAAGGTGCGCTATGAGAAGCACTTTGAACCGGGCGCCGCACCGGACAAATATTCAGTCGACCACTCCGCGGGCATGTACCTGCTGGGGCCGGATGGACGTTACCTCGGCAAGTTTGCCTACCGCACGCCGCCCACGGAAGCCGCCGAGCGGATCCGAGTGTTGATGGATAAGGAGTCCAAATAA
- a CDS encoding EAL domain-containing protein, whose amino-acid sequence MNTDKPVETARARILVVDDDPGNLDALGSLLQPHYDVFAAPSGARALQIANAQKPDLILLDVSMPEMDGYDVLVRLRDNPVTRDIPVLFVTGMDSIEDEQRGLELGAVDYIAKPYRPLIILARVQAQLELKRARDWLRDQNTYLEAEVTRRVAENLSIQEAGNRERARLNSQNELILASVGEGIYGADPAGRIYFVNPAAASLLGYTRDELMGKDSHDTLHHSKSDGSPYPRDDCPIHLALVGGIAVREIEETLWHKDGSPLPVLYSSVPVMEGGVVVGAVASFRDIRERKRYEAQLERQANFDDLTGLPNPNLLTDRLAQAVTRCRQNEKNLAVMVLKLDRFKEINDGLGRGVGDQLLLEVSGRLAVVNETIHTLAHMGGDEFVLLAETGDNGEAVSIAQRILKVLDQAFLVEERDLFLSASIGIAMFPQDGENGEALLKNASAAMYRTKASGGNNFLFYSAEMNAHSLERLNMESELRRAVERNELLLYYQPQMSLRNGEIIGMEALLRWQHPLRGLVSPMEFIPLAEETGLIVPIGEWVLRTACAQNLAWQAAGLPAVAVAVNLSARQFEGQDIVALTAQVLRETGLDPSYLELELTESAAMGNADAFIGVTEALKGLGVTLSIDDFGTGYSSLSYLKRFALDRLKIDQSFVRDIVQNPDSAAIAVTVIALAHGLGLSAVAEGVETEAQLNFLRTRGCDEMQGFYFSKPLPGAEFEQLLRERRKLVFPAAAELPVQTLLLVDDEPSILSALKRVLRREGYQILTATSAAEGMELLATHQVAVVMSDQRMPHVTGAEFLAKVRVMYPDTVRIILSGYTDLKSVTDVVNRGEIYKFLEKPWDDTALRENLREAFQYYETRRVHRVNAP is encoded by the coding sequence ATGAACACGGACAAGCCTGTCGAGACGGCACGGGCAAGAATTCTGGTGGTGGATGACGACCCAGGCAACCTGGATGCGCTCGGCAGCTTGCTTCAGCCGCATTACGATGTATTTGCCGCCCCTTCCGGGGCGCGTGCATTGCAGATCGCCAACGCCCAGAAACCGGATCTGATCCTGCTCGACGTGTCGATGCCGGAGATGGACGGCTACGATGTACTCGTCCGTCTGCGTGACAATCCCGTCACCCGCGATATCCCGGTCCTCTTCGTCACCGGGATGGACTCGATCGAAGACGAACAACGCGGTCTCGAACTTGGCGCGGTGGATTACATTGCAAAGCCCTACCGCCCGCTCATCATTCTGGCGCGGGTACAAGCCCAACTGGAGCTCAAGCGCGCGCGCGACTGGCTGCGCGACCAGAATACCTATCTGGAGGCCGAAGTGACGCGGCGCGTGGCCGAGAACCTGTCGATCCAGGAGGCGGGAAACCGGGAACGGGCGCGGCTGAACAGCCAGAATGAGCTGATCCTGGCATCGGTAGGAGAGGGCATTTATGGCGCAGATCCTGCTGGCCGCATCTACTTCGTCAATCCCGCCGCAGCCTCGCTCCTGGGCTATACGCGGGATGAGCTGATGGGGAAGGATTCTCATGATACCTTGCATCACAGCAAGTCGGACGGCAGCCCTTATCCGCGCGATGATTGCCCGATCCACCTCGCCCTGGTCGGCGGCATCGCGGTTCGGGAAATAGAGGAAACGCTGTGGCACAAGGACGGCTCCCCGTTACCGGTGCTGTATTCCAGCGTGCCTGTCATGGAGGGGGGCGTGGTTGTCGGCGCGGTGGCGAGCTTTCGGGACATCCGCGAGCGCAAACGCTATGAGGCACAACTGGAACGCCAGGCAAATTTCGACGATCTGACCGGTCTGCCCAACCCCAATCTGCTGACTGACCGCCTTGCCCAGGCGGTGACGCGCTGCCGCCAGAACGAAAAAAACCTGGCAGTGATGGTGCTCAAGCTCGACCGCTTCAAGGAAATTAACGACGGCCTGGGGCGCGGTGTCGGCGACCAGCTGCTGCTGGAGGTATCGGGTCGACTGGCTGTCGTCAACGAGACAATTCATACCCTCGCGCACATGGGCGGGGACGAGTTCGTCCTGCTGGCAGAAACCGGGGACAACGGAGAAGCCGTTTCGATCGCACAGAGAATTCTGAAGGTGCTGGACCAGGCGTTCCTGGTCGAGGAACGGGACTTGTTCCTGTCCGCCAGCATCGGTATCGCCATGTTTCCTCAGGACGGCGAGAACGGTGAAGCACTGTTGAAAAACGCCAGTGCGGCGATGTATCGCACCAAGGCTAGCGGCGGCAACAACTTCCTTTTCTACTCTGCCGAGATGAACGCCCACTCGCTGGAACGGCTCAACATGGAAAGCGAGTTGCGTCGCGCCGTGGAACGCAACGAGTTGCTGCTCTACTACCAGCCGCAAATGAGTTTGCGTAACGGCGAGATCATCGGCATGGAGGCGTTGCTGCGCTGGCAGCATCCGCTGCGCGGGCTGGTTTCGCCGATGGAATTCATTCCGCTGGCCGAGGAAACCGGCCTGATCGTCCCGATCGGCGAATGGGTGCTGCGCACTGCCTGTGCGCAGAACCTGGCGTGGCAAGCGGCGGGGCTGCCTGCGGTGGCGGTGGCGGTCAATCTGTCGGCGCGGCAATTCGAGGGGCAGGATATCGTGGCACTGACCGCACAGGTGCTGCGCGAAACCGGCCTCGACCCCAGTTACCTGGAACTGGAACTGACCGAGAGCGCGGCAATGGGCAATGCCGATGCTTTCATCGGGGTAACGGAAGCACTGAAGGGTCTGGGGGTCACCTTGTCCATCGACGACTTCGGCACCGGCTATTCTTCCTTAAGCTACCTCAAGCGTTTCGCCCTTGACCGGCTGAAAATCGACCAGTCTTTCGTCCGCGACATCGTGCAGAATCCAGACAGTGCAGCCATCGCCGTAACGGTCATTGCGCTGGCGCATGGTTTGGGGCTGTCGGCGGTCGCCGAGGGGGTGGAAACCGAAGCGCAACTGAATTTTCTGCGCACCCGTGGCTGCGACGAGATGCAGGGGTTTTATTTCAGCAAGCCGCTGCCCGGCGCCGAGTTCGAACAATTGCTGCGCGAAAGACGCAAGCTGGTATTTCCCGCCGCTGCGGAATTGCCGGTACAGACCCTGTTGCTGGTGGACGACGAGCCTTCGATTCTTTCCGCCTTGAAACGGGTGCTGCGGCGCGAGGGTTACCAGATACTTACCGCGACCAGCGCCGCTGAGGGAATGGAGCTGCTTGCCACACACCAGGTGGCGGTGGTGATGTCCGACCAGCGCATGCCGCACGTGACCGGCGCGGAATTCCTCGCCAAGGTGCGGGTCATGTATCCCGACACGGTGCGAATCATCCTTTCCGGCTACACCGATCTGAAATCGGTGACCGACGTGGTGAATCGCGGCGAGATTTACAAATTCCTGGAAAAACCCTGGGACGACACGGCGTTGCGGGAAAACTTGCGTGAGGCATTCCAGTATTATGAAACTCGGCGTGTGCATCGGGTTAACGCGCCCTAG